A genomic segment from Leptolyngbya boryana PCC 6306 encodes:
- a CDS encoding DUF1824 family protein, with product MTRSEAETILRQFICNDPKTVTTDYSVLREAVSQVVELSDYQIFGVCAGNTQEGLQALSQYVNAIGYDMPEIQEIAGEVYIKFNPNLRRSHIEPYVGKHRGVLISCQSAYDDGVNETFGHLPLDLFA from the coding sequence ATGACGCGATCGGAAGCTGAGACTATTTTGCGGCAATTTATTTGTAATGATCCGAAGACTGTAACAACCGATTACTCTGTCTTACGAGAAGCGGTTTCACAAGTTGTAGAACTTTCGGACTATCAGATTTTTGGAGTCTGTGCAGGAAACACGCAAGAGGGACTCCAAGCCCTTTCACAGTATGTGAATGCAATCGGCTACGACATGCCAGAGATCCAAGAGATTGCAGGTGAGGTTTATATCAAGTTCAATCCAAATTTACGGCGATCGCACATTGAACCCTATGTAGGCAAACATCGTGGCGTTTTAATTTCTTGCCAGTCTGCTTATGATGACGGAGTGAACGAAACATTCGGACATTTGCCGCTCGATTTGTTTGCTTAA